Proteins encoded together in one Kutzneria kofuensis window:
- a CDS encoding ANTAR domain-containing protein, with the protein MTARDDDRLARVMEAVRALARTEGRPVGIRHVCQACATMVRAGGVGLYLIGDLGSGEPIYATDVVSEQIMDMQITVGEGPGVYALDGLSPVLAPELTSMSSLRRWPLFAPAAVEAGAPAVFAFPLVQHMISVGVLEIHRTAEGDLSDDEISDALLFADVAVSLLADLVEAGPDDADEFECGVGARWGEIHRAIGVVSIQLESGLTEAFLRLRARAFATGRPLSEIAEDVLTQRMRFNP; encoded by the coding sequence ATGACAGCGAGGGACGACGATCGCCTCGCTCGGGTGATGGAGGCCGTCCGGGCGCTCGCCCGCACCGAGGGCCGGCCGGTCGGGATCCGACACGTCTGCCAGGCGTGCGCGACGATGGTGCGTGCTGGCGGGGTCGGGCTGTACCTGATCGGGGATCTGGGGTCGGGCGAGCCGATCTACGCCACCGACGTGGTCAGCGAGCAGATCATGGACATGCAGATCACGGTCGGCGAAGGGCCGGGGGTGTACGCCCTCGACGGGCTCAGCCCGGTCCTGGCGCCCGAGCTGACGAGCATGTCCAGCCTCCGCCGCTGGCCGCTGTTCGCCCCGGCCGCGGTCGAGGCCGGGGCGCCCGCGGTGTTCGCGTTCCCGTTGGTCCAGCACATGATCTCGGTCGGAGTCCTGGAGATCCACCGCACGGCCGAGGGCGACCTGTCCGACGACGAGATCTCCGACGCGCTGTTGTTCGCCGACGTGGCGGTGTCCCTGTTGGCCGATCTGGTCGAGGCCGGCCCCGACGACGCCGACGAGTTCGAGTGCGGCGTCGGCGCGCGCTGGGGCGAGATACACCGGGCCATCGGCGTGGTGTCGATACAGCTGGAATCCGGCCTGACCGAGGCGTTCCTCCGGCTCCGTGCCCGGGCCTTCGCCACCGGCCGGCCGCTGTCGGAGATAGCCGAGGACGTGCTCACGCAGCGCATGCGGTTCAACCCGTGA
- a CDS encoding ATP-binding protein: MGKSRLAVQAAAGMRRAFPDGVWLVDLAELRDAALLAQTAASAFGLGDRSFRPPLVTLTEHLADRRLLLVLDNCEHLLAACGQLAYALLGDCPKLRVLATSREPLGISGEAIRPVPPLSVPDLSQPSGKREGHRYEAVALFTDRAAATVPEFRLTEDNYVSVVGICRQLDGIPLAIELAAVRLRVLSPQQILDRLADRYTLLAQDSGSEQTRHQTLRGCIEWSFELCSPDEQLLWARSSVFAGSFNLEAVEAVCAGEGLPEDDMLELVTGLVDKSVLVTDKHGSELRYRLLDTLREFGLTKLRDRGEETRLRRRHRDFYEQLLLRAEREWISPLQEYWLARLDLVHANIRAALRFCLTEPGEAESALRMAVSPWHFYWWSPGRFSEGRRWLDRALSQARQPCVCRARALLLGSQLAVVQGDFDSGRSLLAEGRALAQRLGDADSLGRLGYATGHLALWAGDVPAAIVAYEEALAAGSPDLNLRVDTLHALLVAVAVAGDARRARTCHQEVMAITQPNGERRHQSHARWAFGLSAWQQGDLRRATDLQHQSLRLKRGLNDVQGTAFCLEALACVATSDHRESRAATLLGAAEALWQSMGTSVAPLKPVFDYHRDCERQARSALGGKKYEAAFREGGRLTFDEMVAYALETEPGATATPSAAGSTPLTLRERQVARLVARGASNEDIAGALIISQRTAEDHVEHILAKLGFASRIQIISWYLEHQACFLPD, translated from the coding sequence GTGGGTAAATCCCGGTTGGCCGTGCAGGCGGCCGCCGGCATGCGGCGCGCCTTCCCGGACGGGGTGTGGCTGGTCGACCTGGCCGAGTTGCGCGACGCCGCGCTGTTGGCGCAGACGGCGGCGAGCGCCTTCGGCTTGGGCGATCGATCGTTCCGGCCGCCCCTGGTCACGTTGACCGAGCATCTGGCCGATCGGCGCCTTCTGCTGGTATTGGACAACTGCGAGCACCTGCTGGCCGCGTGTGGCCAGCTGGCGTACGCGTTGCTCGGCGACTGCCCGAAACTCCGCGTCCTGGCCACCAGCCGCGAACCGCTGGGCATCTCCGGCGAGGCGATCCGGCCGGTGCCGCCGCTGTCCGTGCCGGACCTGTCCCAACCGAGCGGGAAGCGGGAAGGGCACCGCTACGAGGCCGTGGCGTTGTTCACCGATCGCGCTGCCGCGACGGTTCCGGAGTTCCGTCTCACCGAGGACAACTACGTTTCGGTGGTCGGCATCTGCCGCCAGCTCGACGGGATCCCGCTGGCTATAGAACTGGCCGCGGTGCGGCTGCGGGTGCTCTCGCCGCAACAGATCCTGGACCGGCTGGCCGACCGTTACACCCTGCTGGCCCAGGACAGCGGGAGCGAGCAGACGCGGCACCAGACGTTGCGCGGCTGCATCGAATGGAGCTTCGAGCTCTGCTCGCCGGACGAGCAGCTGCTGTGGGCCCGGTCGTCGGTCTTCGCGGGCAGCTTCAACCTGGAGGCGGTGGAAGCGGTCTGCGCCGGCGAGGGCCTGCCCGAGGACGACATGCTCGAACTGGTCACCGGACTGGTCGACAAGTCGGTTCTGGTGACCGACAAGCACGGATCGGAACTGCGCTACCGACTGCTCGACACGCTCCGGGAATTCGGACTGACGAAACTGCGCGACCGCGGCGAGGAGACGCGACTGCGCCGGCGGCACCGCGACTTCTACGAGCAATTGCTGCTGCGGGCCGAACGGGAGTGGATCAGCCCGCTGCAGGAGTACTGGCTTGCCCGGTTGGACCTGGTGCACGCCAACATCCGTGCCGCACTGCGGTTCTGCCTCACCGAACCGGGCGAGGCGGAGTCCGCGTTGCGGATGGCGGTGAGCCCCTGGCACTTCTACTGGTGGTCCCCCGGCCGGTTCAGCGAGGGCAGGCGCTGGCTGGACCGGGCCCTGTCCCAGGCCCGGCAACCGTGCGTTTGTCGCGCACGGGCACTGCTGCTCGGCAGCCAGCTGGCTGTCGTCCAGGGCGACTTCGACTCCGGCCGGTCGCTGCTGGCCGAGGGCCGGGCGCTCGCACAACGGCTGGGCGACGCCGACAGCCTCGGCCGGCTCGGTTACGCCACCGGCCATCTCGCGCTCTGGGCCGGCGACGTGCCGGCCGCGATCGTGGCCTACGAAGAGGCGCTCGCGGCCGGGTCACCGGATCTGAACCTGCGGGTCGACACCCTGCACGCGCTCCTGGTGGCCGTGGCCGTCGCCGGTGACGCGCGGCGCGCGCGGACGTGCCACCAGGAAGTCATGGCGATCACCCAGCCCAACGGGGAACGCCGCCACCAGTCCCACGCGCGGTGGGCGTTCGGATTGTCCGCGTGGCAGCAGGGCGACCTGCGGCGGGCCACCGATCTGCAACACCAGAGCCTGCGGCTCAAGCGCGGGTTGAACGACGTCCAGGGCACGGCGTTCTGCCTGGAAGCGCTGGCCTGCGTCGCGACCTCGGACCACCGGGAGAGCAGGGCCGCGACGCTGCTCGGCGCGGCCGAGGCGCTCTGGCAGTCGATGGGAACCTCGGTGGCGCCGTTGAAGCCCGTCTTCGACTACCACCGGGACTGCGAGCGGCAGGCCCGCAGCGCGCTCGGCGGGAAGAAGTACGAGGCCGCCTTCCGCGAGGGCGGCAGGCTCACGTTCGACGAGATGGTGGCCTACGCCCTCGAGACGGAGCCGGGCGCGACGGCGACGCCGTCCGCGGCGGGTTCGACACCGCTGACCCTGCGCGAGCGGCAGGTGGCCAGGCTCGTCGCCCGGGGGGCGAGCAACGAGGACATCGCGGGCGCGCTCATCATCAGCCAGCGCACGGCCGAGGACCACGTCGAGCACATCCTGGCCAAACTCGGGTTCGCCTCGCGTATTCAGATCATTTCCTGGTACCTCGAACACCAGGCGTGTTTCCTCCCGGACTAG
- a CDS encoding ATP-binding protein, with the protein MPPQWKGRLPGSATNFVSRRRELAAARKLLSTSRLITMTGVSGIGKSRLALRLAMDVRPAFPDGVWLVELAGCDNADLLAETVAVDLDVDHRCGSPVVKTLSAFLADKMLLLVLDHCDGLTDACTRLIRALLAAAPRLHVLVTSRNALRLGGERVFPLPPLTVPHLDRLPPATGLNHYGAVRLFAARAAAAHPGFVVDESNWADVAWICRRVDGIPLAIELVAAQLRTMPLRRLVDLLDAHFRERTKAVELAAPHRLRPQPVIDWHFDLCSPAERQVWKRLSVFTGSCDLAAAEAVCGGEDVRADEVAGIVTTLLDKGIVHRRQDGTADEGIRYQLLAPMRQHGLEQRSRSTRRTDPRIRHRDHYLSLVAVAGTDWFSSRQALWAERLRKERDNLRTAIASCLDERGKSPLALRITSTLLHFWLATGELHEGRYWLDRAIAADSSPTVERADALSARAILTTLMGDVAHAGSSLAEADELARRLNDRRSQAYTRLGLSMLTTHRGDLAGAVILAEQAVAGFRDTGDLAGAHAALSQWAIDAALLGDSTAASRAEDGLVLCMTRQASRSMPHALWVAAFAAWRRDELRRATALAQSALRLLRPSNDRLAVALTLKLLAWTAIGQNQHTKAARLLGASASRWLPSELAVVQSQHYAAFDHRCENGSRQSLGDHQFATAYHQGAQLGVDQAIGYGLGMPAADRPPTEWTRQHGARSLTPREQQVAELIAQGMRNKDIAATLLIARRTAETHVESILTKLGFTTRAEITAWIAGTGQS; encoded by the coding sequence ATGCCACCGCAGTGGAAGGGCCGGCTGCCCGGCAGCGCGACGAACTTCGTGAGCCGTCGACGAGAGCTGGCCGCCGCCCGCAAGTTGCTCTCGACCAGTCGGCTGATCACGATGACGGGGGTTTCGGGCATCGGCAAGTCCCGGTTGGCGCTGCGCCTGGCGATGGACGTGCGACCCGCTTTCCCCGACGGCGTCTGGCTGGTCGAGCTCGCCGGCTGTGACAACGCCGACCTGCTCGCCGAGACCGTCGCGGTCGATCTCGACGTGGACCACCGGTGCGGGTCGCCCGTCGTGAAAACGCTCTCCGCGTTCCTCGCCGACAAGATGCTGTTGCTGGTGCTGGATCACTGCGACGGGTTGACCGACGCGTGCACGCGGCTGATCCGAGCATTGCTCGCGGCCGCGCCGCGGCTGCACGTCCTCGTCACGAGCAGGAACGCGTTGCGGCTGGGCGGTGAGCGCGTCTTCCCGTTGCCCCCCTTGACGGTTCCGCACCTGGACCGGCTGCCGCCGGCGACGGGGCTGAATCACTACGGCGCGGTTCGCCTGTTCGCGGCGCGGGCGGCCGCCGCCCATCCCGGCTTCGTCGTCGACGAGAGCAACTGGGCCGACGTCGCCTGGATCTGCCGCCGGGTGGACGGAATCCCGCTGGCCATCGAGCTCGTGGCCGCGCAGTTGCGCACGATGCCGTTGCGCCGGTTGGTCGACCTGCTCGACGCGCACTTCCGCGAGCGGACCAAGGCGGTCGAACTGGCGGCGCCGCACCGGTTGCGGCCGCAGCCGGTGATCGACTGGCACTTCGACCTGTGTTCGCCGGCGGAACGCCAGGTGTGGAAGCGGTTGTCGGTCTTCACCGGCAGCTGTGACCTCGCCGCCGCCGAGGCCGTCTGCGGCGGCGAGGACGTCCGCGCCGACGAGGTGGCCGGCATCGTGACGACCCTGCTGGACAAGGGAATCGTGCACCGCCGCCAGGACGGCACCGCGGACGAGGGGATCCGCTACCAGCTGCTCGCCCCGATGCGCCAGCACGGCCTGGAGCAGCGGTCCCGGTCCACCCGGCGGACGGATCCGAGGATCCGCCACCGCGACCACTACCTGAGCCTGGTGGCCGTCGCCGGCACCGACTGGTTCAGTTCGCGCCAGGCGCTGTGGGCCGAGCGACTGCGCAAGGAGCGCGACAACCTGCGGACCGCGATCGCGTCCTGCCTGGACGAGCGGGGCAAGTCCCCGCTCGCGCTGCGGATCACCTCGACCCTGCTGCACTTCTGGCTGGCCACCGGCGAACTGCACGAGGGCCGCTACTGGCTCGACCGGGCGATCGCGGCCGACTCCTCCCCCACCGTCGAGCGCGCCGATGCCCTGTCGGCCCGCGCCATTCTCACGACGCTGATGGGCGACGTGGCCCACGCCGGGTCGTCGCTCGCGGAGGCGGACGAACTGGCGCGGCGACTGAACGACCGGCGTTCGCAGGCGTACACGCGGCTGGGCCTGTCGATGTTGACCACGCACCGGGGCGACCTCGCCGGCGCCGTGATCCTCGCCGAGCAGGCAGTCGCCGGCTTCCGCGACACCGGCGACCTCGCCGGGGCGCACGCCGCCCTCTCACAGTGGGCCATCGACGCGGCACTGCTCGGCGACTCCACGGCAGCCAGCCGGGCCGAGGACGGTCTCGTGCTGTGCATGACACGGCAGGCCAGCCGATCCATGCCACACGCCCTGTGGGTTGCGGCATTCGCCGCCTGGCGGCGCGACGAGTTGCGGCGCGCCACCGCGCTGGCCCAGAGCGCGCTGCGACTGCTCCGCCCGAGCAATGACCGGCTGGCCGTCGCGCTGACGCTGAAGCTGTTGGCCTGGACGGCGATCGGGCAGAACCAGCACACGAAGGCGGCCCGGCTGCTCGGCGCCAGCGCCTCGCGATGGCTGCCGTCCGAACTGGCGGTGGTGCAGTCGCAGCACTACGCGGCGTTCGACCACCGATGTGAGAACGGTTCCCGCCAGAGTCTCGGCGACCACCAGTTCGCCACCGCGTACCACCAGGGCGCCCAACTCGGCGTCGATCAGGCGATCGGCTACGGCCTGGGCATGCCGGCGGCCGACCGGCCGCCCACCGAGTGGACGCGCCAGCACGGAGCACGCTCGCTGACCCCGAGGGAGCAACAGGTCGCCGAGCTGATCGCGCAGGGCATGCGGAACAAGGACATCGCGGCCACCCTGCTCATCGCCCGACGCACGGCCGAGACCCACGTCGAGAGCATCCTCACCAAGTTGGGCTTCACCACGAGGGCCGAGATCACGGCCTGGATCGCCGGCACCGGACAATCCTGA
- a CDS encoding SDR family NAD(P)-dependent oxidoreductase produces MGCYDLTGRTALVTGGARGLGASMAEALARAGAAVVIGDVREELGRGCVDALARSGAAARFERLDVTDEASWGEAVINTITAMGGLDIVVNNAGVEVSGLVVDLDPRAVRRMLDVNVLGTALGIKHAFRAMRPGGPAGDGGAVVNVASVAASIAFPGIAAYSATKSGVDRLTRVAAVEAGRLGYGVRVNCVQPGLVPTRMGERLTRDVVAFGLFASVREAVGAVVGRTPLGRLGEPADVADAVVFLASDAARFITGAALPVDGGMGV; encoded by the coding sequence ATGGGGTGCTACGACCTCACCGGCCGAACCGCGCTGGTGACCGGTGGCGCGCGGGGACTGGGCGCGAGCATGGCCGAGGCGCTCGCCCGCGCCGGGGCCGCGGTGGTCATCGGCGATGTCCGGGAGGAACTCGGCCGCGGATGCGTCGACGCGCTCGCGCGGTCCGGGGCGGCGGCCCGGTTCGAGCGGCTCGACGTGACCGACGAGGCGAGCTGGGGCGAGGCGGTGATCAACACGATCACCGCCATGGGCGGCCTCGACATCGTGGTCAACAACGCCGGGGTCGAGGTGTCCGGTCTCGTCGTCGACCTCGATCCGCGAGCCGTGCGACGGATGCTCGACGTGAACGTGCTGGGCACCGCGCTCGGCATCAAGCACGCCTTTCGGGCCATGCGCCCGGGCGGGCCGGCCGGTGACGGCGGCGCGGTCGTCAACGTCGCGTCGGTCGCGGCGAGCATCGCCTTTCCCGGCATTGCCGCGTACTCCGCGACGAAGTCGGGTGTCGACCGGCTGACCCGGGTGGCGGCGGTGGAGGCGGGCAGGCTCGGCTACGGCGTGCGCGTGAACTGCGTCCAACCCGGACTGGTGCCGACGCGGATGGGCGAGCGGCTCACCCGGGACGTGGTGGCGTTCGGCCTGTTCGCCAGTGTGCGGGAGGCGGTCGGGGCGGTGGTCGGGCGGACGCCGCTGGGCCGGCTGGGCGAGCCGGCCGACGTGGCGGACGCCGTGGTGTTCCTCGCCTCCGACGCTGCCCGTTTCATCACCGGCGCCGCGCTGCCGGTCGACGGCGGCATGGGCGTGTGA
- a CDS encoding protein-L-isoaspartate(D-aspartate) O-methyltransferase has protein sequence MTVPNVADPRKRFAYDLTQRGLLRDPKLHAAFDQVPREAFLRHFFRPALDGTSYDTVDFRHPAWLDMVYSDGAWPIQLDGRSCAWELPHGCRSLKGSPTSTSTSPSLAALMLEQLDLRCGHRVLEIGTGSGYTTALLCHRLGSPLVTSIDIDPTLVDRARTQLDSCGYYPAVGISDHVSGDPGNDPYDRLIATCGVPAIPPDWLRQVRPAGVILAQIYRELGVNALIRLTVDPDHSAQGFFLPYQGGFAPTRSYRPIDPGQRFRRAIHEHGAVRPTEPGLALALPNQTSSLVMFAGLLMPGVARLDLRPLSREPQTWLFHPDGSWACHNTRSHTVEQHGPRLLWDHVERLYREWCALGRPSRERFGLTVTAEMQWLWLDSPRGDHQWVLS, from the coding sequence ATGACCGTCCCCAACGTGGCCGACCCACGCAAACGGTTCGCGTACGACCTCACCCAGCGAGGACTGCTGCGGGACCCGAAGCTGCACGCGGCGTTCGACCAGGTGCCGCGCGAAGCCTTCCTCCGCCACTTCTTCCGGCCGGCGCTGGACGGAACGTCCTACGACACGGTCGACTTCCGGCACCCCGCGTGGCTGGACATGGTGTACAGCGACGGCGCCTGGCCCATCCAGCTCGACGGTCGCAGCTGCGCGTGGGAGCTTCCGCACGGCTGCCGGTCGCTCAAGGGCTCGCCCACCAGCACGAGCACGTCGCCGAGCCTGGCCGCGCTGATGCTCGAGCAGCTCGATCTGCGTTGCGGGCACCGGGTTCTGGAGATCGGGACCGGCAGCGGCTACACGACGGCCCTGCTCTGCCACCGGCTCGGCTCTCCGCTGGTGACGTCCATCGACATCGACCCGACGCTGGTCGACCGGGCCCGGACCCAGCTGGACAGCTGTGGCTACTACCCGGCCGTCGGCATCTCCGACCACGTCAGCGGCGACCCGGGCAACGACCCCTACGACCGCCTGATCGCCACCTGCGGCGTGCCGGCGATACCGCCCGACTGGCTCCGGCAGGTCCGCCCGGCCGGCGTGATCCTCGCGCAGATCTACCGGGAACTCGGCGTCAACGCGCTGATCCGGCTCACCGTCGACCCCGACCACTCGGCGCAGGGTTTCTTCCTGCCGTACCAGGGCGGTTTCGCCCCGACCCGGTCGTACCGGCCGATCGACCCCGGCCAGCGCTTCCGGCGCGCCATCCACGAACACGGCGCGGTCCGCCCCACCGAGCCCGGACTGGCGCTGGCCCTGCCCAACCAGACGTCGTCCCTGGTCATGTTCGCCGGCCTGCTGATGCCCGGGGTGGCGCGGTTGGACCTTCGGCCGCTGTCCCGCGAGCCGCAGACCTGGCTGTTCCACCCCGACGGCTCGTGGGCGTGCCACAACACCAGGAGCCACACGGTCGAACAACACGGTCCCCGCCTGCTGTGGGACCACGTCGAACGCCTCTACCGCGAGTGGTGTGCCCTCGGCCGGCCGTCGCGCGAGCGGTTCGGGCTCACGGTCACCGCCGAGATGCAGTGGCTCTGGCTGGACTCTCCCCGCGGCGATCACCAGTGGGTGTTGAGCTGA